The segment TCCACGCAACCACTCGATTGTTTTTTCAAATGTGTCGTTTGACGTCAAAGATATGAAAAAAGAATGTAAAAATAAACTGTTCgagcatgaaaaaaaaatggttacGTTTCTTGTCATTAaagtaaataagaaaagaaagctAAGAATTAAATGATCTGTTTTTCTTAAAATCGCTCACAGACTGATACGTGGAATGGAGctttctcatgcattctcaccaaaatcgtttaaggaaaaccttaaaaatgcttctcctttaatacaTAGGGGATTGAAACATAAGTAAACATAGATTAAGGCTCAGTATTCTTTATTGTTACAACAagttccctttttttttttaagttcccACTTTTTAATACTCAAATAATAGATAAATAGCAGTTCATTGCATCAATAGCCCTTGCTTCTTCAAGATGTGTCTTCAGGCATAGATGAAATTAACATTATACTTAGGATGTTGACTAGGAAGAAACATCCCCCAGAACTTCTCGAACTCCGGAGGACCCTTCTTATTCTCATAGAACATAGCGAATATATAAGTCTCTATAACATTCCCTCGCTTTCTCGGAGTTCCCGTAGTACTCACATGTTGTATCAAATTATTAACATAAGTCATCGCATTTTGTACACTAGCCCCGGGTCCTCCCTCCGTGGGGCAACCACTCTCCGACACCACAATCTCCAAAAATCCGCCACCTGATTTCTCCAATGCTGCGTAGACTGCGTCAAGATTGGCGTCAAAGAGGTTTTGGTAAGCGTACTGGTCGTCATCGACTACATTGGATTGTGAAGTGAACAGAGCGTACTCTAGAGGATTGTGTCAATGCTGTCCTTGTAGCTGAAGTAAGGGTAGTTATTCAAGAGCAGAGGATATTGCTTGCTCACCAAGAAATCTATCACCGGTTGGAGAAAGTTCTTGTACTCATCCGCGAATCTTCCTTGCGACGGAGGATAAGTGTTTGTGGTGGCTCCCATGTCTATAGCCGTCGACACCTTGATACTGAGGCCTGCTCTAGAAACCGCGTTATCGATGTTCCGCATTGCCTGAAAGAGAATCCTCCCAGCTGGCTCTGACGGTTTCACCTCGTTGCCGACCGTGATGTACCTGAATCTGACACCGTCGTAGTTCTTGACGTTGTCCTGAACCCACGTGTCGGCCTCAGCTTGGCTGGAGGCGACATGTTCGAGGTCCGCTTTGGGAACGTCGAGGACGAGCTCTATGTCGGAGTTGCGAAGAGCGTTGAGAGCTTTTGGGTCTGGAGCGTAAAGCCGCATCCGCTGGATGTTTCTCTGCTTGTAAAGAGCCACAACGTCCGATGGATTTGGTCGGGGCTCGCCTAACATCCCGTAGCATACTCCGACTTGTGCAGCTAATCATTAGTGATAAAATTGCATCAAATaatgtaattaatatttatataacatagTCAATATGGTCTTAGATGATTAGTGGGTGTTACATAAGCTTAAATGATGATTCAACCTGTGGTGTCTAAGAATGAAGCCATTAGAAGGCTGAGAAGAACCAGCACCATTGGTGATGAGGATAATATCCTTGATTCAGACATTTTCATGAAATAAGTGTAAGATATGACTTTTATGTTATACTTTGAACCGTACCATTGTGCACCTAATTTATAGTGCGAGTATGGGGTTTCAAGTCGGTCAATAGATGAAATATCATTAACAAATACTATTTCTCTAGATCTATGCTTTGAAAAGTCTacgaatattaattttttgcaCAAGTAGCTTTCAGTATGGTCAAAGTAGCTAGAGAGACTCAAGTGTTACGTTGGATCAATCgtccaaaacaaaattgtattCGGTTTTCAGAATACTCAAATTTAAATCAttcttgtgtttttctttggaTACTAGCTAGGTCGGCTCACGGTAGGAATGTATACGAATCGAATATACATTGGAAGTATTCAGAATGCTCAAATTTAAATCAttcttgtgtttttctttggaTACTAGCTAGGTCGGCTCACGGTACGTAGGAATGTATACGAATCGAATATACATTGGAAGTATTCAGAATGCTCAAATTTAAATCAttcttgtgtttttctttggaTACTAGCTAGGTCGGCTCATGGTAGGAATGTATACGAATCGAATATACATTGGAAGTATTGGTGATCCGATCCATTTTATCCAATTCAAGTCATCCAAACCACACATGTATTGAACATGATTTAGCACACGTCAGATACATCAAAGCTAATTATGGGTCTAACTGGTAACCATCTCGGGAATGCTAGGAACAAATAGGAAAATAATGGATGGGAATAAAATTATAGGAATGATGAGGAATGGTTATTCCATATCAAATTCAGTGAGgaacaaattaattttttaattctttacAATTAAAGGAATGAGAAGGAATGAAAAGGAACGACTATTCCTTGtgaatggtaaaatttgttAGGAACATTAAGGAATGCATTATTCCTATCCGttccttggtcaccagttagaccctaTATGTTTCATGAGTTTTTAGCTCAAATGTGTTGTTCATCCAAGTATTGTTTGTAAGTTTAATTGAAAAAATCATGTATATATTGTAGAAATTAAAGAAATTAAACCACActcattatatttttctttctcactctcattatattatagaaacGGATAGAGGAAAACATAGTCTTGGGCTCACTATTCCTTGTTATTACATAGTCTAGGGCTCATTATTCCTTGTTATTACAACAAGTTCCCACTTTCTTATTACTAAATACAAACTCCCAAATAACAGATAAATAGCATTTTATGGCATCACTAGCTCTTCAACAAGTATCTTCAAGATATTAGTTGAAATTAACATCATACTTAGGCTGTTGATTAGGAAGAAACATCCCCCAAAACTTCTCAAGCTCAGGAGGACCCTTCTGATTCTCATCGAACATAGCGAATATATAAGTCTCTATAGCGTTCCCTGGCTTTCTTGGAGTTCCACTCTTCACATGCTGTATCAAATTATTAACGTAAGTCATAGCATTCTCCACGCTAGTCCCTTCTCCTCCCTCCGTGGGCCAACCGCTCTCAGACACCACGATTTCCAACGATCCTCCGTTTGATTTCTCCAATGCTGCGTAGACCGCGTCGAGATTGGCGTCGAAGAGGTTTGTGTAAGAGTATTGGTCGTCACTGACTACAGGGGTCGGTTTGAACAAAGCGTACTCAAGAGGGATGGTGTCCATGTTGTCCTTGTAGCTGAAGTAAGGGTAGTTATTCAAGAGCAGAGGAGACTGCTTGCTCACCAAGAAATCTACCACCGGTTGGAGAAAGTTCTTGTACTCATCCGTGAATCTTCCTTGCGACGGAGGGTACGTGTCCGTGGTGGCTCCCATGTCTATAGCCGTTGACACCTTGATCCCCAGCCCTGCTGCAGAAACCGCGTTATCGATGTTCTGCATGGCTTGGAAGAGAACACTTCCAGCTGTCTCCGAGAGTTTCACCTCATTTCCGACCGTGATGTACCTGAATCTGACACCTTCGTAGTTCTTGACGTTGTCCTGGACCCACGAGTCAGCCTCACCTTGGCTGGAGGCGAC is part of the Raphanus sativus cultivar WK10039 chromosome 5, ASM80110v3, whole genome shotgun sequence genome and harbors:
- the LOC108859830 gene encoding LOW QUALITY PROTEIN: glucan endo-1,3-beta-glucosidase, acidic isoform-like (The sequence of the model RefSeq protein was modified relative to this genomic sequence to represent the inferred CDS: deleted 1 base in 1 codon) is translated as MKMSESRILSLSPMLLVLLSLVMTSFFNTTAAQVGVCYGMLGDPRPNPSDVVVLYKQRNIQRMRLYAPDPEALNALRNSDIELILDVPKTDLERVASSQGEADSWVQDNVKNYEGVRFRYITVGNEVKLSETAGSVLFQAMQNIDNAVSAAGLGIKVSTAIDMGATTDTYPPSQGRFTDEYKNFLQPVVDFLVSKQSPLLLNNYPYFSYKDNMDTIPLEYALFKPTPVVSDDQYSYTNLFDANLDAVYAALEKSNGGSLEIVVSESGWPTEGGEGTSVENAMTYVNNLIQHVKSGTPRKPGNAIETYIFAMFDENQKGPPELEKFWGMFLPNQQPKYDVNFN